From the genome of Colletotrichum higginsianum IMI 349063 chromosome 4, whole genome shotgun sequence, one region includes:
- a CDS encoding Protoheme IX farnesyltransferase, mitochondrial: MRPAPNTIVRPYRLDNVCRQCIRQASSAPQGGIVPLPLMLRRAASTTAAKAAPAVRLSASYFLSNSVLDRTNARPRPLGSRSSSASVAPSFSSSHVRSEPTTPIDVNHELPHRRRQAARRKAAAVAATEGSPASPSSSPDVPLPQDASSALTTVAARQPAHSARRIFSTLLSLSKPRLSALVVLTAMASYALYPVPGFLTPAITESPSLSPLTLLFLTTGTALCSASANSLNMLYEPATDAKMSRTRNRPLVRGLLTKRAAVLFALTTALSGVGALYFGVNPTVAFLGGANIVIYAGMYTPMKAFSAANTWLGAVVGGIPPLMGWAAAAGETASGDGSWRELLLASDGSSIGGWLMAGLLFAWQFPHFMALSWPIREEYKAAGLRMLAWTNPARNARVALRYSIAFVPLCVALCAAGVTEWSFAVTSLPVNAWLTREAVRFWKYEGHKGSARGLFWASVWHLPVVMVLALLQKKGMWSRVWNSIVGEDEDEWEDELDEMPVAVPTPRDG; this comes from the coding sequence ATGCGGCCAGCTCCCAATACAATCGTGCGCCCTTACCGACTCGATAATGTCTGTCGCCAATGCATCCGTCAAGCCTCCAGCGCTCCGCAGGGTGGAATTGTCCCGTTGCCGTTGATGCTGCGCCGtgccgcctcgacgacagCAGCCAAGGCGGCGCCCGCTGTTCGTCTTAGCGCGAGCTACTTCCTTTCCAACAGCGTCCTCGACCGCACCAATGCCCGACCTCGGCCACTGGGCAGCCGGAGCTCCTCGGCTTCCGTTGCgccctctttctcctcttcccacGTGCGTTCCGAGCCGACGACCCCCATCGACGTGAACCACGAACTCCCacaccgtcgccgacagGCCGCAAGACGCAaagccgctgccgtcgccgccaccgaagGCTCCCCCGcgtccccctcctcctctcccgaCGTGCCTCTTCCTCAAGATGCCTCCTCCGCTCTTacgaccgtcgccgcccggcAGCCCGCCCACTCCGCACGGCGCATCTTCTCGactctcctctccctttcGAAGCCCCGACTCTCTGCCCTCGTGGTCCTGACGGCCATGGCATCCTATGCCTTGTACCCCGTGCCTGGCTTCCTCACGCCTGCCATTACCGAATCGCCGTCGCTCAGCCCCTTGACGCTGCTCTTCTTGACCACCGGCACCGCCCTGTGCTCTGCTTCGGCCAACTCCCTCAACATGCTCTACGAGCCCGCGACCGACGCCAAGATGTCCCGCACACGGAACCGCCCGTTGGTCAGGGGACTGCTTACCAAGCGAGCCGCcgtcctcttcgccctcaCCACGGCCCTgagcggcgtcggcgcaTTGTACTTTGGCGTCAACCCTACTGTCGCCTTCCTCGGAGGCGCAAACATTGTCATATACGCCGGCATGTACACCCCCATGAAGGCCTTCAGCGCCGCCAACACGTGGCTGGGCGCCGTGGTCGGCGGTATCCCCCCCCTCATGGgctgggccgccgccgcgggggAGACCGCTTCGGGGGATGGCTCTTGGCGCGAGCTACTCTTGGCCAGTGATGGCAGCTCCATCGGCGGCTGGCTCATGGCCGGATTGCTCTTTGCCTGGCAGTTCCCGCACTTCATGGCGCTTTCGTGGCCCATTAGGGAGGAGTACAAGGCGGCGGGGCTCCGCATGCTTGCCTGGACCAACCCCGCGCGCAACGCGCGCGTGGCTCTCCGGTACAGTATAGCTTTTGTCCCTCTGTGCGTGGCGCTCTGCGCTGCGGGCGTTACCGAGTGGAGCTTCGCCGTGACGAGCTTGCCGGTCAACGCTTGGTTGACGCGTGAAGCTGTGCGCTTCTGGAAATACGAGGGCCACAAGGGCTCGGCGAGGGGCTTGTTCTGGGCCAGCGTCTGGCACCTGCCCGTCGTCATGGTGCTGGCGCTACTGCAGAAAAAGGGCATGTGGAGCCGTGTGTGGAACAGCATAGTaggcgaagacgaagacgagtGGGAAGATGAACTAGATGAGATGCCTGTCGCTGTGCCTACGCCGCGAGATGGGTAG